The following coding sequences are from one Microcebus murinus isolate Inina chromosome 31, M.murinus_Inina_mat1.0, whole genome shotgun sequence window:
- the LOC142865686 gene encoding uncharacterized protein LOC142865686, translating to MKKGEATAKYPELSHYCTKDLLPEQGIKDPFQKSIMRLYGSRGLENIHLRRDWECVAECKKQKVCSDGLTQCLSTCHRKIVQCNKCVKVFSKSSNLNRHKTRHTGEKSFKLKECSKTFNHSSNVSGHRKIHTTEKSYKCEECGKPFNCCSKLIIHRRIHTGEKPYKCEECGKAFTCCTNLTIHKRIHTGEKPYKCEECGRAFSWCTNLTVHKRIHTGEKPYKCGECGKAFNQFSILTHHKRIHTGEKPYKCDECDKAFNLFSSLTQHKRIHTGEKPYKCEECGKAFACCTNLTLHKRIHTGEKLYKCEECGKTFNRSSILTLHKRIHTGEKPYKCEECGKAFTCCTNLTLHKRIHTGEKPYKCEECGKAFNRSSILTLHKRIHTGEKPYKCEECGKAFNQSSILTRHKKIHTREKPYKCEEFGKAFNQSSVLTLHKIIYTGEKPYKCEECGKAFTQWSSLTQHKRIHTGVKP from the exons ATGAAGAAAGGGGAagcaacagctaaatatccag aactgtctcaCTATTGCACCAAAGACCTAttaccagagcagggcataaaagacccctttcagaaatcaataatgagactatatggaagccgtggccttgaaaatatacacttaagaagagactgggagtgtgtggctgagtgtaagaagcagaaagtatgttctgatggtcttacccaatgtttgtcaacttgccatagaaaaatcgtccaatgtaataaatgtgtaaaagtctttagcaaatcatcaaatctaaatagacacaagacaagacatactggagagaaaagtttcaaacttaaagaatgtagcaaaacttttaaccacagctctaatgtttctggacatagaaaaattcataccacagagaaatcctacaagtgtgaagaatgtggaaaaccctttaactgttgctcaaaacttattatacataggagaattcacactggagagaaaccctacaaatgtgaagaatgtggcaaagcctttacctgttgcacaaaccttactatacataaaagaattcatactggagagaaaccctacaaatgtgaagaatgtggcagagccttttcctggtgcacaaaccttactgtacataaaagaattcatactggagagaaaccctacaaatgtggagaatgtggcaaagcctttaaccagttctcaatccttactcatcataaaagaatccatactggagagaaaccctacaaatgtgatgaatgtgacAAAGCTTTTAACCTGTTCtcaagccttactcaacataaaagaattcatactggagagaaaccctacaaatgtgaagaatgtggcaaagcctttgcctgttgcacaaaccttactctacataaaagaattcatactggagagaaactctacaaatgtgaagaatgtggcaaaacctttaaccggtcctcaatccttaccctacataaaagaattcatactggagagaaaccctacaaatgtgaagaatgtggcaaagcctttacctgttgcacaaaccttactctacataaaagaattcatactggagagaaaccctacaaatgtgaagaatgtggcaaagcctttaaccggtcctcaatccttaccctacataaaagaattcatactggagagaaaccctacaaatgtgaagaatgtggcaaagcctttaaccagtcctcaatcctcactcgacataaaaaaattcatactagagagaaaccctacaaatgtgaagaatttggcaaagcctttaaccagtcctcagtccttactctacataaaataatttatactggagagaaaccctacaaatgtgaagaatgtggcaaagcctttacccagtggtcaagccttactcaacataaaagaattcatactggagttAAACCCTAA